In a genomic window of Vigna angularis cultivar LongXiaoDou No.4 chromosome 6, ASM1680809v1, whole genome shotgun sequence:
- the LOC108341074 gene encoding probable phytol kinase 3, chloroplastic isoform X2 yields MGSERWKNQKVFGGFTRNPSHHALMIFPGCVMFRSTTVQMVDRIAYLSGPPLQPPTTRLTFLSPSSLFLFKLKPTSLFSSSSSFFSLTSPPRSTMLHHDPLVSDIYATAISAIVALSFLRLWQETAKRDIFDKFFLCTRELLKGPLYYATTITLASIIYWRTSPVSIAAICNLCAGDGMADIVGRRFGGVKIYYNKNKSYAGSIAMASAGFLASIAYMWYFSSFGYMEGSWKLVLGFLLVSVGTAFVESLPISTELDDNLTVPLTSILLGSVIF; encoded by the exons ATGGGATCCGAAAGGTGGaaaaatcaaaaggtctttggGGGTTTCACAAGAAATCCATCTCACCACGCTCTCATGATTTTTCCCGGTTGCGTCATGTTTAGGAGCACCACAGTCCAAATGGTTGACCGAATCGCTTATCTTTCTGGTCCTCCTCTCCAACCACCTACCACGAGACTCACTTTCCTTTCTCcttcttccctttttcttttcaaactcAAACCCACTTCCCTcttctcttcctcctcctccttcttctctctcactTCCCCTCCACGATCCACCATGCTGCACCACGACCCTCTTGTCTCTGACATCTACGCCACTGCCATTTCCGCCATTGTCGCCTTGTCCTTTCTTAGACTCTGGCAAGAGACTGCAAAACGAGACATATTCGACAAG TTCTTCTTGTGCACCAGGGAACTTCTTAAAGGACCACTGTATTATGCTACGACTATTACTTTGGCATCCATAATATACTGGAGAACTTCACCTGTCTCCATTGCTGCAATATGTAATCTGTGTGCAGGCGATG GCATGGCTGATATTGTTGGAAGGAGATTTGGTGGTGTAAAGATATATTACAACAAAAACAAGTCATATGCCGGTTCAATTGCAATGGCGTCTGCTGGATTCTTAGCTTCTATTGC GTATATGTGGTATTTTTCCTCATTTGGATATATGGAGGGAAGCTGGAAATTGGTTCTTGGTTTTCTGTTAGTGTCTGTTGGCACAGCATTTGTAGAGTCCCTTCCTATCAGCACAGAGCTTGATGACAACCTTACGGTTCCCCTGACCTCCATATTGTTGGGCAGTGTTATTTTCTGA
- the LOC108341074 gene encoding probable phytol kinase 3, chloroplastic isoform X3 has protein sequence MSSYHVCAYTKEAVMKLVHISIGLMFMLCWPLFSTENRAPFFAALIPGVNIIRMLVTGLGIVKDEATVKSMSRFGDYRELLKGPLYYATTITLASIIYWRTSPVSIAAICNLCAGDGMADIVGRRFGGVKIYYNKNKSYAGSIAMASAGFLASIAYMWYFSSFGYMEGSWKLVLGFLLVSVGTAFVESLPISTELDDNLTVPLTSILLGSVIF, from the exons ATGTCATCATATCACGTTTGTGCCTACACTAAAGAAGCAGTGAT GAAACTTGTACATATAAGCATTGGGCTGATGTTCATGCTCTGCTGGCCATTATTCAG TACTGAGAATAGGGCTCCGTTCTTTGCTGCTTTAATTCCGGGAGTGAATATAATTCGGATGCTTGTTACTGGACTTGGAATAGTGAAAGATGAGGCCACAGTGAAATCAATGAGTAGATTTGGAGATTACAG GGAACTTCTTAAAGGACCACTGTATTATGCTACGACTATTACTTTGGCATCCATAATATACTGGAGAACTTCACCTGTCTCCATTGCTGCAATATGTAATCTGTGTGCAGGCGATG GCATGGCTGATATTGTTGGAAGGAGATTTGGTGGTGTAAAGATATATTACAACAAAAACAAGTCATATGCCGGTTCAATTGCAATGGCGTCTGCTGGATTCTTAGCTTCTATTGC GTATATGTGGTATTTTTCCTCATTTGGATATATGGAGGGAAGCTGGAAATTGGTTCTTGGTTTTCTGTTAGTGTCTGTTGGCACAGCATTTGTAGAGTCCCTTCCTATCAGCACAGAGCTTGATGACAACCTTACGGTTCCCCTGACCTCCATATTGTTGGGCAGTGTTATTTTCTGA
- the LOC108341074 gene encoding probable phytol kinase 3, chloroplastic isoform X1 produces the protein MGSERWKNQKVFGGFTRNPSHHALMIFPGCVMFRSTTVQMVDRIAYLSGPPLQPPTTRLTFLSPSSLFLFKLKPTSLFSSSSSFFSLTSPPRSTMLHHDPLVSDIYATAISAIVALSFLRLWQETAKRDIFDKKLNRKLVHISIGLMFMLCWPLFSTENRAPFFAALIPGVNIIRMLVTGLGIVKDEATVKSMSRFGDYRELLKGPLYYATTITLASIIYWRTSPVSIAAICNLCAGDGMADIVGRRFGGVKIYYNKNKSYAGSIAMASAGFLASIAYMWYFSSFGYMEGSWKLVLGFLLVSVGTAFVESLPISTELDDNLTVPLTSILLGSVIF, from the exons ATGGGATCCGAAAGGTGGaaaaatcaaaaggtctttggGGGTTTCACAAGAAATCCATCTCACCACGCTCTCATGATTTTTCCCGGTTGCGTCATGTTTAGGAGCACCACAGTCCAAATGGTTGACCGAATCGCTTATCTTTCTGGTCCTCCTCTCCAACCACCTACCACGAGACTCACTTTCCTTTCTCcttcttccctttttcttttcaaactcAAACCCACTTCCCTcttctcttcctcctcctccttcttctctctcactTCCCCTCCACGATCCACCATGCTGCACCACGACCCTCTTGTCTCTGACATCTACGCCACTGCCATTTCCGCCATTGTCGCCTTGTCCTTTCTTAGACTCTGGCAAGAGACTGCAAAACGAGACATATTCGACAAG aaattaaataGGAAACTTGTACATATAAGCATTGGGCTGATGTTCATGCTCTGCTGGCCATTATTCAG TACTGAGAATAGGGCTCCGTTCTTTGCTGCTTTAATTCCGGGAGTGAATATAATTCGGATGCTTGTTACTGGACTTGGAATAGTGAAAGATGAGGCCACAGTGAAATCAATGAGTAGATTTGGAGATTACAG GGAACTTCTTAAAGGACCACTGTATTATGCTACGACTATTACTTTGGCATCCATAATATACTGGAGAACTTCACCTGTCTCCATTGCTGCAATATGTAATCTGTGTGCAGGCGATG GCATGGCTGATATTGTTGGAAGGAGATTTGGTGGTGTAAAGATATATTACAACAAAAACAAGTCATATGCCGGTTCAATTGCAATGGCGTCTGCTGGATTCTTAGCTTCTATTGC GTATATGTGGTATTTTTCCTCATTTGGATATATGGAGGGAAGCTGGAAATTGGTTCTTGGTTTTCTGTTAGTGTCTGTTGGCACAGCATTTGTAGAGTCCCTTCCTATCAGCACAGAGCTTGATGACAACCTTACGGTTCCCCTGACCTCCATATTGTTGGGCAGTGTTATTTTCTGA